Genomic segment of Canis lupus dingo isolate Sandy chromosome 9, ASM325472v2, whole genome shotgun sequence:
TACGGACAACAGCTGGGTCTGACGTGGAGCCCGGCCTCCAATGCCATGGGGCACAAGAGGACACCCAGAAACATTCATGATACCAACTCCCCAGACTCAGAAACTGGTCTGCCTGTGGCCCTGGGGCCAGGGCAAATATGACCACAGTGGCCAGTGGCTCAGAAGGGGGAGTTCATGCCCAGCTTGGTTTCAAACTGCAGTTTCTGCCGCTTCTGGTAGCGAACCCGGACCCTGGTGGGGCAGGAAATGAAAAGCACAGGTTAGAGCACagggcaggaccccagggatGGAGGGAAGTACAGGCCGCGGCCAAGTGGGAGAACAATGCCCAGGACGCTACAGGCCTCAAGAATGCGCCCGACCCCAGAGGGAGGCCCGGCCGTGGCTCACCGAATCTCATGCAGCTTCACGATCTCATTGGTGACCACCACAAGGACCAAGGAGAGGCAGCCCAGGAGCCACGTCAGCAGAGGCACGTCCTCCAGGCCAAAGTGGACTTGGCTGTCCCTGTGCGTCCACAGCTGCAAGTCCACTGCTGTCTGGACCACCTGCcccaggaggctgcagggagAGGCGGCAGCCCGCATGAGCCTGGGTCTTCTTGCTTCCTTCCCTGCTTTTCTCAGTTCGAGCAGCTAAAGGAAGGCAGTACTCCACCTCTGCCTTAACTCCTGGAAGCAGGACTTCGAAGCACAGTCCTGCCAaagcccccgcccctgcccccgccccgtccACAGATACTCACACCACAGGCACCGTCATGGCCCACCAGAGGTTTGTCAAGGGGCTCTTTCTCCACAGGGGCTTGGTGCGATGCACATGGGTGATAGAAATGAAGACTGGAGAAAACAGGGTCAGTGGGGGGCATCAGATGTCCTGCCACCACCGGAGGCCCTGCCCACAGGGCACCCCACCAGCCACCTCTGGcccctccctgggagcccctcacCTGTGTGCAGGACGATCAGGGCGGCCGTGAGCTTCTGAGCCGTCAGCAGCCCATTGGCAAAATCATCAAACCAGGCCGGAGCTGTGTCAGCATGGCTGCCAAAGCAAGGGGTGGACTCAGCGCCCCCTGGGCCCCAGGAAAGTGGGCAGGCAGAGGTGTAGGTGGAGGGGTAGGGTCAGGACCCACCTGGGCAGCATGATGGAGGAGCAGTTGGTGAGGTTGCGGGCTCGGGAGCTGTCACAGAAGCTCTGCAGCGTGAAGCCAAAGCAGATGAGGCACGAGCTGATGGTGAGGCTGAATTTGAGcaagaagcagaggaggaagtaGTGCTGGGTCTGCAGAAAGAAGGGAGGCCTGTCACTCCCACGGCGGCAGCCCCTCTGGCACCGGGCTCAGCAGCCTCTTCAGGAAACGGGCAGACCCAGGGCAAGAGGATCCTTCTCAGCTCTGTACCACCACCTCCCTTTTGGTTCAGGGGAGTTCTGATGGAAGCCTCTCTCTCCCCGAAGGCTCGGCCCCCTCCACACCCATAGTCCTCAGGAAAAGCCCAGGCTCACAGGACTCCCCGTTGCTTACCTTCTTAGGAATGGACTGAAGGTTCTTTCCTGTGGCCATAGACATGATGGAACTGTGGGGCGGCTTCCCCAACAGAGAGATGCTGAAAAGGATGGACTTGGTGAAGGGTGGTGGCTGTGACCCTCTGTCCCCCGATTCCCACTTGGGAAGAAGCCTTTGGGGAATTTTAGGAATGAGGACAGGTCTGAGGGGAGATGTGACAAGACAAGGGAgagcgcccccaccccgccccagggcCTCCTGTGCCAGGGGACATGAGCACTGAGCGGAACCTGGGCTCCTGAGGCTGCTCGGTGAcatcccagccctgcctgcctggaTATGGATGGGCAGCATGACCCTCACCTGAGCAGAGGGTAGCAAAAGCAGGACAGCCACAGGATGTCGGTGGTGCTCAGCAGCGGTGGCAGCTGAACCAGGCAAGAGAGGAACTAGACCAGGAAAGCCCAGGAAGCAGGATTAGATTCTGGCAAACTTGCCCCGTGCCCAGATGGCCAGAGGAGCTAGGGCCGCAGGGGCCAGTTCTGCCAATGGGGTCATCTCCTCAAGTCCAGGGGTTCCAGAGGCTAGGGGCCCTCTAGGCTGTGCTGCATCTCCCAGCCTGCCACCTTGGACTTTCAGCCAGCCCTTGAgtggagaagcagggagggatGGGCAATGCCCATGCAGACCCCACCTCACCTGGATGACCACGAGAGTCAGCTGGCACTgcagcaggaagaggaagcaCTTGCGAATGCCGTAGGTGGCGTGCCGAGCCTAGGGACCAGGAGGGACAGATTGTGGCCGGGCCTACAGCCGACAAATCTCAGCCCAGAGCCAGATGCCCCAGATGCTCCTGCTAGGAAAGGGTGGGGGCAAATAAAACTGCCTGGGAAAGCCTCTCTTGGAGGGCAGTCAGCCCTTGGGGGCCCAGATAGATCCCGTGTCACCATTCCCCACTCTGCAggctccccatccctgccccctccacctgcttgaGCCCCTACCTGCTCAATGAGCCGGATGATGCTTATGGTCTCCTCCTGGCGAAAGGTCAGGGAGCAGGGCAGGCTGTTGAGCTGCCCTGAGAGCTGGAGGGGAGAAAGGCCATCCGAGGCCTGGGCCATGCTGGTGCTGGTGGCGTAGCCAAAGGTCTCCCAGGAGCAGCGGGATGGGTACAGAGGATCCAGGGCAATGCTGCTCAGTGCAAGGGGAAAGCACACCCATGAGCTACACTCTGTGAAGACCCCACCTCCCGTGGGACTAGGCAAGCACCTGTCGCCTCTCCTCTCATCGTGCCCAGGCCCCTCATTCCCAGCCATAGCATGATCAGCCATGAAATATGCCCCAGCCTCATGCAAGCCCCCAATCTGGGGCATCACCCTGACCTGATGTCACTCTGGAGGAAAAGGCAACTGTTCCTCAGGTTGGCAGAGCTGCCCAGGCAGCAGGTCACCTCCCCATATTCCTGCATGATCTTGATCATCTCACACATGGCTGAGGGGGCAGAGTTGGGGGGCACAAGAGTCAGGCAGGTggagccctgtgtgaggctctgAGCAGAGACCCACAGGACAACAGAACAGGAAACAGGGGAAGGGAGCCCCTCTTTGGGACAGTCCTCCCCTCATCCCAGAATATGAATGTCAAGTGACTGACAGTCACTTCTGAGCCCTAGAATGGGACACCCACAGTTCCCGCCCCCTATGTTCCCTGGTTCATCCCAGCTCAGGTTTGTTCTGCTCCCAGCATGGTACATCATCTCCTGCGGAGCCGCCAGGTGCCTGGGTCTCCTCGGTCGCCATGGCCACAGTACTCACTCTCAGGGGTACAGTCGGTGAACAGGGGTACTAGCAGGGGCACGTTGTCAATGTTCTGCAGGTGGGGGCGCACCTGGTGGATGCCGCGTGGCAGCTTGGCCTGGAGGAAGCACAGATGTCAGTAGCCTCAGGCTGGGGAGGTGGTCCCTGCCCCCCTTCTCTGGACCAGTCATTGGACTACTTCGGGAGACAAAGGGGTGCAGACCATGCCATCATACCCGGTTGCAGTCCTCCAGGAAGCTGGGGAGGTCGCTGTCCGTAGGCTGGAAGCTAATGAGGTCTGAGTGACCCTCCTCCTCCATTAAGAGGAGTCCTTCCGCATCATCTCGGGACACTGTGGGGATGAAACCCTGTCCTTCACCTTGGAGtcagccttcttttttttgtttttttttgtttgtttgtttttttaatattttatttattcatgagagacacagagaaagaggcagagacacaggcagaaggagaagcgggctccctatggggagcccgatgtgggactcaatcccaggaccctgggatcatgccctgagctgaagtaagatgctcaatcactgagccacccaggtgtccctggagtcAGCCTTCTAAGGGCTGTTCCTTGCCCGGAAGAAAGCAAAGAACCTTCTGCTTCCGGGTCTCCTCTCTTCCACTGTCAACTGTTGTTACCACAGGGAGACCAGAGCCATTTTTCAAGGGAATGTACTTATTAGGAGGGATCAATGGAGGCTCTTTCTAGCTATACCTCTAAAGAAGGGGAGCCATCCACAACCCCCTTGACCCCACCGCAAACCTGTGCCATTACCCTGATTCAGGtcatcatgcagggagccggcATGGCTAGGGCTGGAAGGGGGGATCTCAGAGCCAGGCATGTCACCATTGGGCGTGAGGGAGATGTGACAGTTCCAGCCTGTCTCCAGGCCCATCTTTTCTGCAAACACCTGCAAAAGGCAGATGGCAACGAACAGATGGTCCCATGCACCCATGGGCGAAAGGGTcggtggaggcagagggggatGTCTCTCCCCACCTTGCTTTTGAGCTCGTCCTCCAAAGAGAAGTAGACAAAGCGGATGCAGGCATTGACCAGCCCGTCGATGAGGCGCACAATGTCCAGCCGGGCCTGGTACTGAGAGGACACCATGCCCATGAAGATCTGGCCACTCAGGGCCTGCATGCAGTCTTCCTTCTCCAGCACCTCCCCGATCCCTTCTTCAGGTAGGCATGAGGCACAAAGCCCGGCCGGGACACCCAGGAACCAGCAGATTCCAGGAGGCAGCCCAGGCCACACACACAGATGCCACACCCAAGTCAATGAGCATGTGGGCCCCGGGGGACCACACACAGCCACGCGCGCACAAACACACAGCCAAGACGCACAAAGGAACCAACAGACACAGGAGAAAAGACAATGAAAGGTACTCATCAGTCAGGTGATGATGCTAAGAAGTAACAATAGAGCCCAGCCCTGGTCCAGGGCTAGCGGGCTGCCCTCACTCTCAGCAATGGCCTCAATTCATGGTCTTTTGGGCCATAAGACCATGTGAGTCTGTCTGTTGGGTGGAATGAGGAGGGGTGGAATGGGGAGGGGTAgaatggggaggggtggggtggttCTGAGTCCCTCTGTCCCAGCAGGTTTGTAACCAGGCCTTTTATCTGATCAAATAAGGCTAACGTTCTATAAATACAGCTGCTTTATAACTTTCAGAGATAGCTCTTTGCTATCCCATCAGAGGGTCACGAGAAACCGGTGAGAAGGGCAGAGCAGGCACCTAATTACCCATGAGAAGGCTAAGGGACTCGTCCACGTTGCCAGACAACAGGTGCCATCTTGATGCTCCAGGGCCAGTGCTATGCCCACCGTTCCTTCTACTATGACGGATTCTGTGGCCCTCCAGAAGCCCTCCCCTGTAGGGCCCCCAACGGGACAGGCGTGCACAATACCGTCAGAGCTCCAGCTGTTGCGGCGCGTGCTCAGCTTGAGGGGGATGGTGCTGGGCAGCTCACACATGGTGAAGATGCTGCTCTGGCCAGGCGCCTGCACCAGCTCGATGCACTTGCCATTGAGCTGAGAGGACAGGGCACAGCTCATGGGCTTATAGGCGAAGGCAGAGCAGTAACCAGACAGGCAGGCTCGCTGGTAAAAATCCAGCACTTTCTTTCTACCAGAGAAGCAGGGAAGAAGTGAGGCGAGGGGTCCTGAGATGCCCCCAGGCCTGTGAGCCAGGCAAGCAGACGGCCAGGGCCGTGTGCCACCAGCACGAGGGGTGCTTGCTTCCTCACCCACCTGTCAGAACCGGAAAGCGGATAGATGTCCGCCCCATCCCAGAAGTCTGTACAGGCCTCTAAGACCACGTCGGCTGTGCCATGAGACAGCATCTGTTctgtgcctggggtggggagggggaggacgaGGCCGAATGTTAGTGCCTGCCACTGCTGCCTCTCACTCCCGCCTCAGCTACCACCCTGCTGTCCTCGAGAAGGGTGCCAGGGAGCCCCTGGGGAATAGAATGTCCCAGGTCTATGTGGGCTTGCCACCCTTCAGACGGTCCCCAACCCCTGTGGCCACCACCATCCCAGCACCAGTCCCGAAATCCAATCCCTGCCACATCTGAGGAAGACTAGGAAGCAGTCTAGGGCTCATCTGCCCAGGGCCCCCTAAAAAGGGACACCTAAAAGCAGCCCCGCCCTGCCAAGCTCCAGGAAAGTCTGGCCTAATGCCGGCCAAGTGCGGAAGGCTCACTCGTGGTGGTGTCCTTGATGAAGAGACTAATCATATGGCTGAGGGGGGGACGCCGCTTGGTGACACAGGAGAGCCTCCCCAGTGAGGTCTCCTTCACCATCTCAGCACTGGGGAGGCGGTAGAGTGCAAGGTGGTTCTCCTGCTTGAAGAGCTCCTTGGCCCCGGGGGTGAAGCCTGCAGGGGGAGAGATGCCAACTTGGAGTGTCTGGGGGGAAGTGCACAGCACCTGGACCTCCCTCTCTTGCAGGGACAGACAACCCCAGTCAGGCTGGGCTGGTTCCCTCCCCCTATTCATCCCACCATTGGCTATGTCCCCAGACTAGGAAGCACTGTGGAACAGCGCCCAGTTAAAGGGGGTGGTCAGAAGCTGAAAGGGCTGACAGTGCGCTTCACGGGCACCAGCCTGCTTGGGGTCAGTGGCGGGCACAGCATGGCCCCCCATCCTGCCAGCGTACCTATGAGTCGGGCGAGCTCGCAGAGGCCCCAGGGCACATGCACAGGCAGGACGGCGCTGTGGCTCTCCTGTAGGGCGATGTTGCACAGATGGTCCGAGAACCGGCACAGACGCTCAGTGACGCTGGCGTTACACAGGTTCAGCAGCACGTTGAGACCCAGGGGCTTCAGGGAGGTGAGGTGGAGCTGCCAGTTGGAGTCATCGAACTGGATGCAGGAGGGGTTCTGCTGGTCCTGTGACAGGCTCAGCATCTCCAAGTGGTAGTCACACACAAAGTCTTCTGCTTCATAGGGCTCGCCCTCCAGCCCAGGCTGGGTGTCAGGGAAAtgtggcaggtggggaggggagcctcAGACTGGGAAGGTTCCGGGGTGGCCCCGGGAGAAGGCACCCCCTTCCCAGTGAGCAGCATGCTCATGCCCACGCTCTCCTCATCCCTCCCCCAAATCCTCTCCCTGTCCTTGGTGGACTTTGGCTTCTCCTAGGATCGATGCCCAGCAATGGTGGTACCTAAGAAAAGGATGCCCAGAGCAAGGAGGGAACAACAAAAGATCTCTTTCAGACGGGGTTGGGAGTGTATTTTAGAGGGAGCCACCAGCTTTCTGTATTTAGGTTATGACGAGAAGGAAGGGCCTTGCCCCAACCAGTTACCACCTGTAAGacccagaaagggagaaagggccTACTTCTGGAAGGGCCCCAGGCCCTGGATGAGGCCTCAGGAGGCCAAGCCTGGAGGCCTGAGCATGGAGGCCACGACATCTCAGGATGGGCTGCACCCCTTGGCCCCTGCGGCGGGGAGGCCAGGACACCCTGTGCCtgctctcccctttcctctcacCTTGCCAGGCTCTTCTTCACCGCCCTCCGTGTCCCTGCTGAAGCTCACATTGGAGCCAGATGGGTGTTTGTTGCGGCCATGTGCTTTGTGGTGAGAGTAGAATTCAGGGGGCTTGGGACCGTCACCAGGCCAGTCGCCACGTTCCTGCTCATTGGAAAGGTGCAGGGTAGTGTTCAGGGAACCGGCCAGGAGGGCATCTCGCTCGTGGGGCTGAGGAGAACAAGGAACACAGGCCTCGGACCAGGGTCCCGCTGGCTGCCATGGACCGGGGAGACGGGGCAGGTAtgtcctctccctgcctgctgtGGTGGCTCTGCCTGAACTGCCCAGAAGCAGATCCTAACTGTGCCTGagcctttcttctccctcctagCCTTGCCCTCCCTGAGGCCACTGGCCGGGCCCAGAGCTGGGTCCCCGGGAGCCGGCCGTACCTCCTCCTCTACCTCGGGATGGCAGAAGGAGCGGGTGGACAGGTCATCTGTTAGGTCCTCATGGCTGCTGTGTGGGGGCTCCACTTTCCCACTAAAGAACAGCACAGTCTCTGGGCTGGGGTTGGGCCATGACAGGATCCCCTGTTTGTCCACACAGCACAGGACctggagggagagatggggatcGGAAAGAGCGCTTGGCATCCTCCAACCCATCAGGGTCCACTCCAGTGGCAGACAGGCACCCAGACACAGCCAGGCAGCAGGCCAGCTGAGGCGGGGGTCCTCCCTCAGGGCCCCCCTCACCGTGACGGAGCCCAAGCTGTGCAGCAGGCTGGAGCTATGGCTCAGAGTCGGTGATGTCCCTTGGATCACCCGCAGGAAGTGGCCCCAAATGCATCGTAGCATTTCCTGGTGGGAGAGACAAAGTCCATGTTATTTCCCTAGAGATAGCCTCTGGGGCCACCAGAGGAAACTGTCGGGGACACCAGGAAGTTAGGGTGGAGAGGCATTTGTCTGGGCAGAGCACATTGCCCACATGAGACAGGAGGCTCCAAGGCCATGGGGTAGGGGAGGAGCCCCAGGGTTCCAGAAGGGGCAGCCAGCTTGAGGGAGCTCAGGCTGGTGGCTCTGGAGGCCTGGGGCAGACGGTGTCCCAGGTGAGTGTACCTGAGAGGAGACGGCTTCTGTATAGCTGCTGAGAGTATCCTCTGAGAACTTGGCCAGCTGTGCAGAGAAGAGGGCGCCAGCTCAGGGAGGCACCCTCACATAGGCCTCCAAGATGCAAGGGTGGGTGCCCCACCCCCGCAAGGCTCCTGACGCCTTTGGTTTAAGGACACCTGGGCAGTCCCCGAACCCCCGCATCTGAATGCCAGGATGGATGCTTGCCTgcctcccagggcctggcctgggagCCCTTCCACATGGAGAGTTGCCCAGGGCTTGCTCCTGTACTGGGCCCAGAGTGGCGCTGGACCTCTGTACCTGTTCACTGGGGCACAGCCAACACCTTCTTTTTGCtcctgatttttgttctttttgtactGTCCCCAAGATGCCTTGGAAGAACCTACCAGGGAGCTGGGAGAGGCCTTGCTCATCTGGGCCAGGACTCGAGCTTCTCCACAGGCGGTTGCCAGAACCCAGAGGACTGGAAAGAGCAGGGGAAGGATGGGCAGGACGCCATTCACCTGAGAAAGCACAAACCACACTGAAGGCACCCAAAGAGCTGCTGgcctgggaagagggagggacagaagggctTCCCCAGCCCTAAAGCCATCCCCTTAATAGAATGGGACAACTTTCCAgaatgggaagagaagggaagcaagCATTCCTAAGCTGGAGCTGGAGGGACCCCTGGGCTACAGACAGGGAGGGACAGCCAGGGCATCATGAGGGGACCCAGCCTCCAAGGAAAGAGCaaagcacagcagagggagaagggcgGAGGTTACCTGTAGCTGGAGGAGGGTGTACTGCCAGGATGTGACGCCAGGGGCATTCAGCATGAAGCGCAGGGCATTGGTGATAAGGAAGCCAGCCTTTGGGAACAGCAGAAGTGCAGCCCTATTAGCTCCCCACCCAGAGAAGGACCTAGGCTCTAAggctccctttcctctgcccactcacacccaccccccaaccccagcactGGCCATCTCACTCTGGACCACCCCCATCTTCCCTCACACGCTCACCTGAATCTGGCCCTGAGGCTCCCCCATTTCCtggccctctcccctgccccgcGAGGCCCGCCTCACGCACCAGGACCACAGGCACGGCGTAGTGCAACATCACCGACTGCACCGTGAACCTCTCGTTGTCCAGGGCAGTGACTGGGCGGGACAGGGCCATGTCCAGGCACCATCTGCAGAAAGGGGTGACCCTTTAGTTGGGCAAGCTCTTAGCGGGGGAGGCCAGAAACACGCACGTGCACTGGGCATCGCTGAGTCAGGCAATCTCTCCTATTCCCGGCCCCCAGCAAGTGGCCCCTGAGAGAGGGGTCTGGAGCAGCCTCCTGAGCTGTCCCCTCAGAGTTCCCACAGGGAAAGGAACAATCACCCAGTCTAGTAATTTTCATGAGATGCTAAAATGAAGAACCCACAGAGGTGCCTACCCTAAAGGGGCCTCAGTAGAAACCAGGCTATCTCCTTGTCACCCTGCCCTCGGTTCATGGAGGCACTCGGGAAGAGCACCCAGGGGCCAGAAGGAAGGCAGGGCAGCGACCCTACCTGATATTGTCAATCACTGGGGTCTCGAGGACGCGGAACAACCGGTGCTGCTGGGGGTTCTGTGGCCCTTTCTTTACTTCTCCCcggggggaagggggtggagaaaaaggaggaaacaggTCTCCTGGCTCTAAGACGATGTGTTCATCATCCTACCAGAGagtaaggggaggagggtgagggcaATGAACAGGTTCAATCGGAAGCCACTCTCTCTTGACAATTCCAGCCAACTGGGGACATCTCATTGGGTTTGAGACCATCAGTTAGCACAGAGTCAGCTGGTGGggtgcagggtgggagggggttgCTGTGGAACTAGATTCCTAGCAGCTTAAAggtcagagaaaagaaagaacaggacaaggagAAAGACATTCCAGATCTTCTCCATTCTTCCAGAGCTCTGGCCAAGGAGCCTGTGTGCTGGCCAGGAAGCTTCAGGATTTAGCCCTGGGACCCTCCCCCATTGCCTGTAGATGCTCCCACAGCATTTTCAGGGAAGGAGAAAAGCCTCGAGCTACCTTGATCCCCCTCAGAGAGGCAAATGATTCCTGGCCAGGCCTCAGGGCTATGATGTCTCCTTCTACTAACAGGCTAACTGGCAGGTTGACCAGATGTCCATCTCTGTAGGCCCAGTGCAGAGACCAGGATGGCGCAAAGGGCATGTGGAGGTCTGGGTACATGGCGTCGGGCCACTTGATCTCCTTGCCATCCCTGAGTGCATctgaggagaagggaaaaaaggaaaccatctCACCCACAGCTCCACACATCAGCCATGCAGCACACACCATGAAGCTCTGtgtgctttccttccttccccagaagGCTTGCAGCAACCCGCACCATTCATCCCAACACCACCCCTCTCTCAAGGTCACCTCCCTGTGAAGCCTTCCCCACCGGGCCAGCCCAGGCACCGCTACCTCCTCTGAACACCTGAAGCTCATATTCTTTGTACCCTCATTCCATTCAAACACATTTCACAAGCGCTGCTGAGGGCTTTGAGGGGGTGCAAAGGTCAAAGGTAAAGATGATACAACCCCTGCCCTCGAGGAGCCGCAACCGAAAAGAGAGATGTATGTGGGCAGATAATACACATCAAGGCAAACACATGCTCAGAGCGTTAGGAAAGAGCCCGGAGCTGCAGGAGATAGCTGATGCGATCAGAGGCGGCTTCGAGGGGAAAGGGAGCACTTAGGATGGGTCTTGAAGGATGGGCAGGATCCGACAGCTGGagctgagggagggagaagcacgccAGATGGGGACAGCAGGGCAAAGGCACAGAAGCAGGGAAGTCTGTGCAGTGGCTTTAGCACCAGGGAGGAGTTTTGGGGTGAGGATGATGGCAAGAGAACAATCTGGagagggaggctggaggctgaTTCAGAGGTTCTGGGCTGCTTTGATGAGCAAGAGGGAGCCATTGATGGTTACGAGCAAGAGACTAGGCTCTCGGAAAGCAGGGCCCATCTTTCTTGGTCACTGTTATACTTTCCCATGCCTGGCACGTGGCTACAACTAACTGATCGTTTCAGAATGAAGCAACCCCTTCTCACCCTAGCTGCCCGGTCGGGTTAGAGAAAGGTCTCAGACACTGAGTGTTTCTCTTATGAGACCACAGGCCCTTGGAAAGCAGGAGCCACCATCTCTCAGAAGAGCCTATTTTTCCCAATCCATAGCTGGGGCTTAATAAccaccacctgaaccaaaggacAAGCAGAAATCTGACTGAGCAACTCCCTTCTTCAGGAACACAGCTGCTCCGTTGGGGCTCCCGGTTCCGGGCACCCAACCCTGACTCTTGTGGGTTTTAGACTTCTCTGGCCCATCTTCCTACCTGCTGGCCCCACACCACCAGACAGGACAGCCTTGGAAGAGAAAATCTCAACTGTCCTCCTGCCGAGAGAAGGTCTTCTCTGTTAGCCTCCCATCATTAGTGAGCCTGCAAGCTGACCAGGCCTCCGTCAGCCACCCTGCATGCCACACTCGGGCCACTGGCTGCATAGGCCTAGCTGTCCCTGCTCTCACTGTCCTTGCTCAAAAGAGGGCAGGGCAGCCTCCTAATGCTCTTGGTGCCAAGAGCCCCCAGAACACTGACCATTGGCAACGCCATtgtgctgggctccaggctgggactCAGGAGGAGAGCTTGTAGGGCTGACACACATCATAGGGTACCTTTTCCCACCCACCATGCTTGGCCCTTGGCCTCACCTTGGATTTGGTCAATGATCCCTCGGAGCCTCCGCTCTACCTCCTTACGCTTCAGCCGATCTTGCCGCCCAATGAGGAGGAGGTTGAGAAGCAGCAAGAGGAACAGTGCTGAGGCATTCACCAGCTCCACCCCATGGCTGGTGGAAAGAGGTGTGGGGGTAGTAGCAGGGAGAGGGGCTCCCCGACCCAGCTGACCAGAGGCACCCCACCCCAGTCCCTTTTGAGAAGAGTGTCTTGCTTGGGTGCTGATGGCAGCCAGCAGGGAACTGAGAACCCCTCACCACTCAGGAACCCactgtgactgtgtgtgtgtgtggggggggtcagTCCCCGTGGGGCGTTCCCAGgcgggaggctgaggcaggaggggtGGACCAGCACCCCCAGGatgagaggcaggaggaaggttACCTGCCTGCTGGCTGGCTCCCATGACAgccaagcagcagcagcacagccaGCAGCATGAGTGAGGCTCCAGGCCAGTGGAAGCAGGAGCAGCGGTTACTGTGGTGCAGGAAGCTGCTTCTCCACAGCTCCTGCGGAGGGGCAGTGGGGAGTGAGGGGCCCGTGGAAGGAGCTGGGAGGCAGCATCCTGCTGGAATCTGGCCGCCTTCCTCCCACACCCgcctggcctggcccagggctgccTCTGTCTTTTCGCTTTGCTCTCGGCTGGGGTCCAGCTGCTTGGGCTCCTGCAGCAAGTGGGGCCAGGACATCActccccaggcagccccagctTCCTTCTGATTTTTATAGGGAAGCTTCAGTGGGGTCACACCACGCAGCATGAGCACAGCTTCCGGGCCTGTGCTTGGGCCTCCCACGTCTGTCTGCCCATCCCACCCTGGCTCTGGCTTCCTGGGGAAGAAGCTTCACCTTCCATGTGAGACATTTCTTCCGCTCCTTCAGGTGTCCCTCCAGCACCGCCTCCAGCTGCTCCTTCAGGATGCTGAGGGCCTTCTGGGTAGACAGGCCCAAGGCCAAGGGTGGCTCGCCCTGGGGGGAAGCAGGGGGCACTCAGCATCGCCCTGGAGGCCCCAGGTCACTGCACAGAGAGGCCCTCTGTTGCAGGCCAGGTCATGGCCTTGTCATCCCACCCCATGAAACCTCCCCTACTCTTCCTCCACCAGCCCCAACCTCGACCCTC
This window contains:
- the TMEM94 gene encoding transmembrane protein 94 isoform X7, coding for MLFKQTELWMPLQGKCTKRERAQAWGAAGRGRGRSREPDMGLDPRTPGSQPDLKGEPPLALGLSTQKALSILKEQLEAVLEGHLKERKKCLTWKELWRSSFLHHSNRCSCFHWPGASLMLLAVLLLLGCHGSQPAGSHGVELVNASALFLLLLLNLLLIGRQDRLKRKEVERRLRGIIDQIQDALRDGKEIKWPDAMYPDLHMPFAPSWSLHWAYRDGHLVNLPVSLLVEGDIIALRPGQESFASLRGIKDDEHIVLEPGDLFPPFSPPPSPRGEVKKGPQNPQQHRLFRVLETPVIDNIRWCLDMALSRPVTALDNERFTVQSVMLHYAVPVVLAGFLITNALRFMLNAPGVTSWQYTLLQLQVNGVLPILPLLFPVLWVLATACGEARVLAQMSKASPSSLLAKFSEDTLSSYTEAVSSQEMLRCIWGHFLRVIQGTSPTLSHSSSLLHSLGSVTVLCCVDKQGILSWPNPSPETVLFFSGKVEPPHSSHEDLTDDLSTRSFCHPEVEEEERGDWPGDGPKPPEFYSHHKAHGRNKHPSGSNVSFSRDTEGGEEEPGKPGLEGEPYEAEDFVCDYHLEMLSLSQDQQNPSCIQFDDSNWQLHLTSLKPLGLNVLLNLCNASVTERLCRFSDHLCNIALQESHSAVLPVHVPWGLCELARLIGFTPGAKELFKQENHLALYRLPSAEMVKETSLGRLSCVTKRRPPLSHMISLFIKDTTTSTEQMLSHGTADVVLEACTDFWDGADIYPLSGSDRKKVLDFYQRACLSGYCSAFAYKPMSCALSSQLNGKCIELVQAPGQSSIFTMCELPSTIPLKLSTRRNSWSSDEGIGEVLEKEDCMQALSGQIFMGMVSSQYQARLDIVRLIDGLVNACIRFVYFSLEDELKSKVFAEKMGLETGWNCHISLTPNGDMPGSEIPPSSPSHAGSLHDDLNQGNGTVSRDDAEGLLLMEEEGHSDLISFQPTDSDLPSFLEDCNRAKLPRGIHQVRPHLQNIDNVPLLVPLFTDCTPETMCEMIKIMQEYGEVTCCLGSSANLRNSCLFLQSDISIALDPLYPSRCSWETFGYATSTSMAQASDGLSPLQLSGQLNSLPCSLTFRQEETISIIRLIEQARHATYGIRKCFLFLLQCQLTLVVIQFLSCLVQLPPLLSTTDILWLSCFCYPLLSISLLGKPPHSSIMSMATGKNLQSIPKKTQHYFLLCFLLKFSLTISSCLICFGFTLQSFCDSSRARNLTNCSSIMLPSHADTAPAWFDDFANGLLTAQKLTAALIVLHTVFISITHVHRTKPLWRKSPLTNLWWAMTVPVVLLGQVVQTAVDLQLWTHRDSQVHFGLEDVPLLTWLLGCLSLVLVVVTNEIVKLHEIRVRVRYQKRQKLQFETKLGMNSPF